The nucleotide sequence CAGGTGCTAATCCTCCTCCGTTTTCCTGAAGATATTTAAGAGACAGTCCCCTGCCCATACCAAAACCGGCCTTGCGGTTCTCAGCTTCCATCTCGTAATCAGCTACATCTGTTCCCACTAATATTATTGCTCCCAAAGCATCTCCAGAAAGCATCGTTTGCAAATGGTTCATGTTAGTATGGTCTCGGTCATACAATATAAAAAGCCACTTTCCTGCCGTTTGTTCGGGATATTGGTTGATTCCCTCTTCCTCATCGAACATTCCGGCCCCTGCAAATACAACAGAACCTGATAATGAATCACTGCCTCCAAAAATTGTTACGAAATTTGCATCCTCCTGTTTATTGTGAGTTGAATTGTCAACAACAGAGTCTGCAGCAGTACTTTTCAGCTCATAATTAAATTGTTCTACGGTAGGCTGAATAAGTTCATAATGCTGAAAATAAGAACCGTCATCTCCCACCGGTTTCAATCCCATTTCCTCATATCGCTTAGACAGGTAACGGGCTGCTTTCTCTTCCCCAATGGTCCCCGTTTCACGACCTTGAAGCGAATCATGGGCTAATACAGCCAAATCATTATAAAGCCCACTCTCCGTAATCGTTGATGAAAATGAATAAATATTTGGCGGGGTTTGAGAACTTTTGTTAAAAACGCTGCAAGCTGAAACGGTAGCAATTGCTGTCAGTAAAATAATTTTTTTTATCATTACGGTAATCCGGTTTGGGTTAAACACCTATAATTTCATCTACAGGCTTTAAATCGATATAAAATTCGGTAGGGTCTTCTTCGAGAAATAAATTGATTTGTTGCTCTTTAATCATCTCCAATACTGCCAAGAATGTCACTACAACATAAATTTTATTCTTAAGTGTAGAACAGACTTCCATAAATGTTTGCCGGCCTTTTTCATGAAGTCTGTTTAATACAAATTCAGCTTGTTCTTCAACAGTGGTACTTACTTTTTCAACATGATGGACAACATTTTTTCTTTCAATATCTTGCAGAACTTTTTTGAACGCTGCAATTAAATCAAACATCGTTACATCCTGCAGGGCTTCTCCGGTGGCTTGTTTTTCTACGACATCGGCCTCGGGATAACCACGCATATATTTTTTACGGGTTTCTTCATCCATGTCAGCCATTTTTTCTGACATTTCTTTATATCTCTTATACTCCAATAATCGCTGAACGAGCTCATAGCGTGGGTCCGTTTCATCTAA is from Gracilimonas sp. and encodes:
- a CDS encoding segregation/condensation protein A; translation: MYRVQLNNFEGPLDLLLFFIKRDELDIYDIPISYITKQFLEYIYVLEELDLDVASEFILMASMLMSIKAKMMLPREDSEDDELDETDPRYELVQRLLEYKRYKEMSEKMADMDEETRKKYMRGYPEADVVEKQATGEALQDVTMFDLIAAFKKVLQDIERKNVVHHVEKVSTTVEEQAEFVLNRLHEKGRQTFMEVCSTLKNKIYVVVTFLAVLEMIKEQQINLFLEEDPTEFYIDLKPVDEIIGV